One window from the genome of Myxococcales bacterium encodes:
- a CDS encoding pre-peptidase C-terminal domain-containing protein, which produces MKQLSMRKVSAMIAAAGATLAFSACLGASEAPDEQLEPEDLIEDQDKEPWDSANDPTRVDSTFLILVHQLPVAGEVATAPWPGDYWATARDSLNHKWDSSGSPAEKWAAAFGRPQTVEQVSRTTGVKSASWRKTCETNSDCTDLEDGSSCVASYDGAMKRCIPGWWGICHGWAPAATKELAPTKAVKVPKADGSGDVTFYPGDLEGLMSLMYTEVPTKFLSSRCNKKDPTTDASGRVIDGECRDMNPGAWHVLTTNMIGLRKQAFVLDRTYDDEVWNQPMSSFEVTNAVDGKLPELTKAQAAARLGLTVASTALIATSDVAKSAWSRKSFSPAAGPYTVRMTGDGDADLYVRKGSAPTEETYDCRPYAGNSNEECEITVAAGETIHVGVLGYADTSKISVSYTKPDASGSYTYNTAATRFFEVEQEYCYIVESSPARTSHSPSSYTTCDDVAYILETDNNGKILGGEWLGGSRTNHPDFAWYATGAPSPSQAKWPHQIQRGQGIVCQGHRRRR; this is translated from the coding sequence ATGAAGCAACTATCAATGAGGAAGGTATCGGCGATGATCGCCGCGGCGGGTGCCACGTTGGCATTCTCGGCATGTTTGGGGGCCAGCGAGGCGCCCGATGAACAGCTCGAACCAGAAGATCTAATAGAGGATCAAGACAAAGAGCCGTGGGACTCGGCCAACGATCCGACCCGCGTTGATTCGACGTTCTTGATCTTGGTGCACCAATTGCCTGTCGCGGGCGAGGTGGCCACGGCGCCATGGCCTGGTGACTATTGGGCCACCGCGCGCGACTCACTCAACCATAAGTGGGATTCGTCGGGCTCCCCCGCCGAGAAATGGGCGGCGGCGTTTGGTCGTCCCCAAACGGTCGAGCAAGTGTCGCGCACCACGGGCGTCAAGTCCGCGAGCTGGCGCAAAACGTGCGAGACCAACTCAGATTGCACCGACCTCGAAGACGGCTCGAGCTGCGTCGCATCTTATGATGGCGCGATGAAGCGCTGCATTCCCGGCTGGTGGGGCATCTGTCATGGTTGGGCGCCTGCGGCCACCAAAGAGCTCGCGCCGACCAAGGCGGTCAAGGTCCCTAAGGCCGATGGCTCGGGTGACGTCACCTTTTATCCTGGTGACCTCGAAGGCCTGATGTCCCTGATGTACACCGAAGTGCCGACGAAGTTCTTGTCGTCGCGCTGCAACAAAAAAGATCCGACCACCGACGCCAGCGGCCGCGTCATCGATGGCGAGTGCCGCGACATGAATCCCGGTGCATGGCACGTGCTCACCACCAACATGATTGGCCTCCGCAAGCAGGCGTTCGTGCTCGACCGCACGTATGACGACGAGGTGTGGAATCAACCGATGAGCAGCTTCGAGGTCACCAATGCGGTGGACGGCAAGCTGCCAGAGCTGACCAAGGCGCAGGCCGCCGCGAGGCTGGGCCTGACGGTCGCCAGCACGGCGCTCATTGCCACCAGCGACGTCGCCAAGAGCGCGTGGTCGCGCAAGTCGTTTTCTCCAGCGGCTGGCCCCTACACCGTGCGGATGACCGGCGATGGCGATGCTGACCTATATGTTCGCAAAGGCAGCGCGCCTACCGAAGAGACCTATGATTGTCGCCCGTATGCCGGCAACTCCAACGAGGAGTGCGAAATTACGGTTGCCGCAGGCGAGACCATCCATGTTGGCGTGCTTGGCTACGCCGACACCTCTAAGATCAGCGTCTCCTACACCAAGCCTGACGCCAGCGGTTCGTACACCTACAACACCGCCGCGACGCGCTTCTTCGAGGTCGAGCAAGAGTACTGCTATATCGTCGAGTCGAGCCCGGCGCGCACCAGCCACAGCCCAAGCAGCTACACCACCTGCGACGACGTGGCCTACATCCTGGAAACCGATAACAATGGCAAGATTCTCGGCGGCGAATGGCTCGGCGGCAGCCGCACCAATCACCCGGATTTCGCCTGGTACGCCACCGGCGCTCCATCGCCTTCGCAGGCAAAATGGCCTCATCAAATACAGCGAGGTCAAGGCATTGTTTGCCAAGGCCATCGACGTCGTCGATAA
- a CDS encoding pyridoxal-phosphate dependent enzyme, with the protein MPISDLSQPTPLSALAVPAAAARDIRVLLKRDDLLAPQPLGSKLRKLAPLIAEMRRHGACGLQTYGGPFSNHLHAVAALGHAMGFATHGIVRGEQLRDTPTLADCRAWGMTLTPMAKRDFDRVVATVAAHDHANPVDGARPWYNVAPGAAHPLGVTSCAQLGHEIATQVAAAYPETQHLLVVVPAGYGTTAAGVIAGLAQAKRTATVWVVPAGAGPMHASLADIAAKIPQPPGFITHAIKRSRFARFADADPALLALAAQFERDHGIALDPIYTVKMMDVIDAALQRGDLARGTTVVGIHTGGLQGWRGFVRPAATP; encoded by the coding sequence ATGCCAATTTCCGACCTGTCACAGCCAACGCCGCTTTCGGCCTTGGCCGTGCCGGCGGCCGCGGCGCGAGACATTCGCGTGCTGCTCAAGCGCGACGACCTGCTTGCGCCGCAACCGCTTGGCAGCAAGCTGCGCAAGCTTGCGCCCCTCATCGCGGAAATGCGGCGGCACGGCGCCTGCGGCCTGCAAACCTATGGCGGCCCGTTCTCAAACCATCTGCATGCCGTGGCCGCGCTTGGCCACGCCATGGGGTTTGCCACGCATGGCATCGTGCGCGGCGAGCAGCTGCGAGACACCCCCACGCTGGCTGATTGCCGCGCCTGGGGCATGACGCTTACGCCCATGGCTAAGCGAGATTTCGACCGCGTTGTAGCGACGGTGGCCGCACATGACCATGCCAACCCCGTCGACGGTGCCAGGCCTTGGTACAACGTTGCGCCAGGCGCCGCTCATCCGCTGGGCGTGACAAGTTGCGCGCAACTTGGGCACGAAATCGCGACGCAGGTTGCGGCGGCCTATCCCGAGACGCAGCACTTGTTAGTCGTAGTTCCCGCGGGCTACGGCACGACCGCGGCCGGCGTTATTGCAGGGTTGGCGCAAGCGAAGCGCACCGCCACCGTGTGGGTGGTACCCGCCGGCGCGGGACCGATGCACGCGAGCCTCGCCGATATCGCAGCCAAGATACCTCAGCCACCAGGCTTCATCACGCATGCCATCAAGCGTTCGCGCTTTGCCCGCTTTGCCGATGCGGATCCGGCATTGCTTGCCCTTGCGGCGCAGTTTGAACGCGACCACGGCATTGCACTCGATCCGATCTACACGGTGAAAATGATGGACGTGATTGACGCCGCGCTGCAACGCGGTGACCTCGCGCGAGGCACTACGGTTGTCGGCATCCACACGGGTGGCTTGCAAGGCTGGCGCGGCTTCGTGCGCCCTGCGGCCACGCCTTAG
- a CDS encoding amidase, with amino-acid sequence MSVSSHGVIAQLATLGALEQAQLLQRRQLSSVELTKHYLAVVAAKNPSHHAFTYIADKRALLAATMWDRAFARNKATPLTTGLLSGVPTAIKDLGWVRMMPAQMGSESFRYFIAPKDDDSTARLRAAGLIILGKLATSEFGAMPVTEPSLHAPTENAHAPGYTAGGSSGGTGSAVGAGMIPIGHGSDGGGSIRIPASVNHVVGFKHSRGVGVHNAPPDRKLRLSVTGPLARTVSDAAAFTDLLTAWPMGLLEGLTAPMRPLRIALSTGTPLAETDPLHAAAAERVAKIFEDAGCVVEPQPWVALTEAEFILIWKRLLANIPALSESKMQPLTQWLRLGGRDIDLADAVRMRLSVEQQVLHWFGNYDLWISPTIASTTPRHGTVYSSTPEQTFRNILGMGAYTAPFNVSGQPAISLPVGFEPSRAGIGVQIAGRVGADALVLRAGKLVEDALGGFWPPKVA; translated from the coding sequence ATGTCTGTTTCCAGCCACGGCGTCATCGCGCAGCTTGCAACCCTTGGCGCGCTCGAGCAGGCTCAGCTCCTGCAGCGACGTCAGCTTTCCAGCGTCGAATTGACCAAGCATTACCTCGCGGTGGTCGCGGCGAAAAATCCGTCCCATCATGCGTTTACCTATATCGCCGACAAGCGGGCGTTGCTCGCGGCGACGATGTGGGATCGGGCGTTTGCCCGCAACAAGGCGACGCCACTTACCACGGGGCTGCTTTCGGGCGTCCCCACGGCGATCAAAGATCTCGGATGGGTGCGGATGATGCCGGCGCAGATGGGGTCGGAGTCGTTTCGCTATTTTATCGCGCCCAAGGATGACGACAGCACCGCGCGCCTGCGCGCCGCGGGCCTGATCATTTTGGGCAAGCTGGCGACCTCGGAGTTTGGCGCGATGCCGGTCACCGAGCCCTCGCTACACGCACCGACCGAAAACGCGCATGCGCCAGGCTATACCGCGGGTGGCTCCAGCGGCGGCACGGGAAGCGCGGTTGGCGCCGGCATGATTCCAATTGGCCATGGCTCCGACGGCGGCGGCAGCATTCGCATTCCCGCCTCGGTGAACCACGTCGTTGGTTTTAAGCACTCGCGTGGCGTTGGCGTCCACAATGCGCCGCCGGATCGTAAGCTGCGGCTGTCGGTCACGGGGCCGTTGGCACGCACGGTTAGCGATGCCGCGGCCTTTACCGACTTGCTGACCGCCTGGCCGATGGGCTTGCTCGAGGGCCTTACCGCGCCGATGAGGCCGTTGCGCATCGCGCTGAGCACTGGCACGCCGCTGGCCGAGACCGATCCGCTCCATGCCGCCGCGGCGGAGCGGGTCGCCAAGATCTTTGAAGACGCGGGCTGTGTGGTCGAGCCCCAGCCGTGGGTGGCATTAACCGAGGCCGAGTTTATTTTGATCTGGAAACGCCTGCTCGCCAACATTCCGGCGCTCAGCGAAAGCAAGATGCAGCCGCTCACGCAGTGGCTACGGCTCGGTGGGCGCGACATCGATTTGGCCGACGCGGTGCGCATGCGGCTCTCGGTCGAGCAGCAGGTGTTGCACTGGTTTGGTAATTACGATCTGTGGATTTCCCCGACGATCGCCTCGACAACGCCGCGGCACGGCACTGTTTACAGCAGCACGCCTGAGCAAACATTTCGCAACATCTTGGGCATGGGCGCCTATACCGCGCCGTTTAATGTCAGCGGGCAACCGGCGATTTCGCTGCCGGTTGGCTTTGAGCCCAGCCGAGCCGGCATTGGCGTACAGATCGCAGGGCGCGTTGGGGCCGATGCTTTGGTCTTGCGCGCGGGCAAGCTGGTGGAAGATGCGCTTGGCGGTTTCTGGCCGCCCAAGGTCGCTTAG
- a CDS encoding LysR family transcriptional regulator — translation MDLNLLPMFVAVAETHSFSRAGQRLGVPKSTISRGIVAIEASLGTRLFHRSTRHVSLSTAGTALYERVADALAALQLSVADAPDGDAQPSGILRVTAPSDLATTVLAEMFARFAQRYPKVEIDLRLSNSMVDLVAEGIDLAVRISSKPLKDSQLAALNLGSALLGLYAAPNYLARRGAVKSIDELAAHEWVVFRQTPMVRLEGPSGPVSLRPKGAVMCDDMMFAREMAASGAGLAVLPEYLAHEHVLAGRLTRVLPKHNVQSGNVWLVFPGVKHLPRKVEVLRDFLAAQMKTITTVAL, via the coding sequence ATCGACCTGAACCTCCTGCCAATGTTCGTCGCCGTCGCCGAGACCCATAGCTTCTCGCGCGCGGGGCAGCGCCTCGGCGTGCCCAAGTCGACGATCAGCCGCGGCATCGTCGCCATCGAGGCTAGCCTTGGCACCCGCCTGTTTCATCGCAGCACACGGCACGTCTCGCTCAGCACGGCAGGCACCGCGCTGTACGAACGCGTCGCCGATGCTTTGGCAGCGTTGCAACTCTCCGTCGCCGATGCCCCAGATGGCGACGCCCAGCCTTCAGGCATCTTGCGAGTCACGGCGCCCAGCGATCTTGCCACCACCGTGCTCGCCGAGATGTTCGCGCGCTTTGCCCAACGCTACCCCAAAGTCGAGATTGACTTGCGGCTGTCGAATTCGATGGTCGATCTCGTCGCCGAAGGCATCGATCTCGCGGTGCGAATTTCCAGCAAGCCACTCAAGGACTCGCAGCTCGCGGCGCTCAACCTTGGCAGTGCGCTGCTTGGCCTGTATGCGGCGCCGAATTACCTGGCCCGCCGCGGCGCGGTGAAATCCATCGACGAGCTTGCGGCCCATGAATGGGTGGTATTTCGACAGACGCCGATGGTGCGCCTCGAAGGCCCGAGCGGGCCGGTCTCGCTGCGGCCCAAGGGCGCCGTCATGTGCGACGACATGATGTTCGCACGCGAAATGGCGGCCTCGGGCGCGGGTCTCGCCGTCTTGCCGGAATATCTCGCGCACGAGCACGTCCTGGCGGGCCGCTTGACGCGTGTGCTGCCCAAGCACAACGTGCAGAGCGGCAACGTGTGGTTGGTGTTTCCGGGCGTCAAGCATTTGCCGCGCAAGGTTGAGGTGCTTCGCGACTTTCTCGCCGCACAGATGAAGACCATCACCACCGTTGCGCTATAA
- a CDS encoding pirin family protein — protein sequence MHWETADPFLFCAHHLDRYPRSNGQMGPDASLAGRELGSDFAGKDGWRMYHGTRIPGFPAHPHRGFETITLMRKGMVDHSDSLGATARFGEGDVQWMTAGRGIVHCEMFPLLRQDAENHAELFQIWLNLPSHHKMVEPQFTMLWHEGIARVEVADAAGLVSRVRVIAGAFGDTPAPAPPKNSWAADPHNHVALWAIEMAPHAALELPTPDATGLNRTLYFFAGAKGGGGVEVNGRAAAEHAGISVGNGALRIKNGATAAELLYMQGRPIGEPLAKYGPFVMNTAEEIHQAIADYRRTQFGGWPWQGDDPVHPVGQGRFAKHADGTVETK from the coding sequence ATGCATTGGGAAACGGCTGACCCGTTTTTGTTCTGTGCCCACCACCTCGACCGCTATCCTCGCAGCAACGGGCAGATGGGCCCCGATGCCTCGCTGGCGGGGCGCGAGCTTGGCAGCGACTTTGCGGGCAAGGACGGGTGGCGCATGTATCACGGGACGCGCATTCCGGGCTTCCCGGCCCATCCACATCGCGGGTTTGAGACCATCACGCTCATGCGCAAGGGCATGGTCGATCACTCGGACTCACTCGGCGCGACCGCGCGTTTTGGCGAGGGCGACGTGCAGTGGATGACCGCGGGGCGCGGCATCGTGCATTGCGAGATGTTTCCGCTCTTGCGCCAAGACGCGGAAAATCACGCCGAGTTGTTTCAGATCTGGCTCAACCTGCCTAGCCATCACAAGATGGTCGAGCCGCAGTTCACCATGTTGTGGCACGAAGGCATTGCGCGTGTTGAAGTTGCAGATGCGGCGGGCCTAGTGAGTCGCGTGCGCGTCATCGCCGGCGCGTTTGGCGACACGCCCGCACCCGCGCCGCCAAAGAACTCGTGGGCGGCCGATCCTCACAATCACGTCGCCTTGTGGGCGATCGAGATGGCCCCGCATGCCGCGCTTGAGCTACCAACCCCGGACGCGACGGGCCTTAATCGCACGCTGTATTTTTTCGCAGGTGCGAAAGGCGGAGGTGGCGTGGAGGTCAACGGCCGCGCTGCGGCGGAGCACGCGGGCATCAGCGTAGGCAATGGCGCCCTGCGCATCAAGAATGGCGCGACCGCGGCCGAGCTGCTGTATATGCAGGGCCGCCCGATCGGCGAGCCGCTTGCCAAATACGGCCCATTCGTTATGAATACCGCCGAGGAGATCCATCAGGCGATAGCCGATTATCGGCGCACGCAATTTGGCGGCTGGCCGTGGCAGGGCGACGATCCGGTGCATCCGGTGGGGCAGGGGCGCTTTGCCAAGCACGCCGACGGCACGGTCGAGACCAAGTAA
- the trxA gene encoding thioredoxin codes for MSTRELTEANFDEAVDKGIVLIDWWAPWCGPCRAFAPVYEAASAQHADIVFGKVNTEEVPALAREFEIRSIPTIMVYKEGVLIFAQAGALPAAGLEELIKGARELDMVKVHAEIAAREASEGAAAAPATDK; via the coding sequence ATGAGCACCCGCGAATTAACCGAAGCGAATTTCGACGAAGCCGTCGACAAGGGCATCGTGCTCATCGACTGGTGGGCCCCATGGTGCGGCCCGTGTCGCGCGTTTGCGCCGGTCTACGAGGCGGCCTCGGCGCAACACGCCGACATCGTGTTTGGCAAGGTCAACACCGAAGAGGTGCCGGCGCTCGCGCGCGAGTTTGAGATTCGCTCGATTCCGACCATCATGGTTTATAAAGAAGGCGTCTTGATCTTCGCGCAAGCTGGGGCGCTGCCGGCGGCGGGGCTTGAGGAACTTATCAAAGGCGCGCGCGAACTCGACATGGTCAAGGTGCATGCCGAGATTGCGGCGCGCGAGGCGAGCGAAGGCGCTGCCGCGGCACCCGCAACCGACAAATAG
- a CDS encoding PPC domain-containing protein — protein sequence MFAKAIDVVDNVTNLVLLTNHNMNATSAWKSKYAAVTVEAGTKSLVVQTTGTGDAQLFVRRSQNPTVYTYDCKSDAVGSSNETCTLTNPAAGTYYVRIRTRTANTVVSVNAVVTR from the coding sequence TTGTTTGCCAAGGCCATCGACGTCGTCGATAACGTCACCAACTTGGTGCTGCTCACCAACCACAACATGAACGCCACGTCGGCCTGGAAGTCCAAGTACGCCGCGGTCACCGTGGAGGCCGGCACCAAGTCGCTGGTCGTCCAGACCACCGGCACGGGCGATGCGCAGCTCTTCGTGCGCCGCAGCCAAAACCCGACCGTGTACACCTACGACTGCAAGTCGGACGCGGTCGGCAGCTCGAACGAGACGTGCACGCTGACCAATCCGGCTGCGGGGACCTACTACGTGCGCATTCGGACGCGCACCGCTAACACGGTCGTGTCGGTAAACGCCGTCGTCACCCGTTAG
- a CDS encoding RluA family pseudouridine synthase codes for MLHRLAPQPIVDELPRGLVDPADGQQPHPLAIRAAAQLRAWLATARLGDDALATTLGAPGGGKMFGVLVVRDAAGDVGYLQAFSGMLVRRWHVEGFAPPVFDDAARAAVWTSGEAQLAALTQAHAAVQADPAFVALRQAELGWREAQRVRGDGLREGLRQNKAARHARRERLLQAGDASAPEVRQELAQLERQSRADRAARRAFEGAHAAEAATFATAMAAHTAELARLAAARSALSVELTAHIHHTYRFSNALGETRALRELAGASPPAGTGDCAAPKLLMRAHALGATPLALAEFLWGGEPADSGKLAGMYYEPCRAKCGLILPFLLRGLNVLPSVNATTAATTPAAALRVLFEDEWLIAVEKPAGMLSVPGRDEASMAPSAQDWLQAQAHARVAATFPRVVHRLDMDTSGILLAAKDAPTFAAMHRLFAARGVAKKYIAVLDGELEAEDGRIDFPLGPDLDARPRQQWDPAHGKHAVTTWTTLSRGDGQTRVEFSPHTGRTHQLRVHAAHARGLGAPIVGDRLYGRAGGRLLLHAVELQFSHPHTGAAICLRSEPTF; via the coding sequence TTGTTGCATCGCCTCGCGCCTCAACCGATCGTCGACGAATTGCCGCGCGGGCTGGTCGACCCCGCTGACGGCCAACAGCCGCACCCCTTGGCCATCCGTGCCGCGGCGCAACTGCGCGCCTGGTTGGCAACCGCGCGCCTTGGCGATGATGCGCTCGCAACCACGCTCGGCGCGCCGGGCGGTGGCAAGATGTTTGGCGTGCTGGTCGTGCGCGACGCCGCAGGCGACGTTGGGTATCTGCAAGCGTTTTCTGGCATGTTGGTCAGGCGCTGGCACGTCGAGGGCTTTGCGCCCCCGGTGTTTGACGATGCCGCGCGCGCCGCGGTATGGACCAGCGGCGAGGCGCAGCTGGCGGCGCTTACCCAGGCCCATGCCGCCGTGCAAGCAGACCCAGCCTTTGTCGCCTTGCGGCAGGCCGAGCTGGGGTGGCGTGAGGCACAGCGCGTGCGAGGCGATGGCTTGCGCGAGGGCCTGCGACAAAACAAGGCAGCCCGCCACGCGCGCCGCGAGAGGTTGCTGCAAGCAGGCGATGCCAGCGCACCCGAGGTGAGACAGGAGCTAGCACAACTTGAGCGGCAAAGCCGCGCCGATCGCGCCGCGCGCCGCGCCTTCGAGGGGGCGCACGCCGCCGAGGCTGCGACGTTTGCGACCGCCATGGCCGCCCACACCGCAGAGTTAGCGCGCCTTGCCGCCGCGCGCTCCGCGCTATCGGTGGAGCTCACCGCGCACATTCACCACACCTACCGTTTTAGCAATGCGCTCGGCGAGACGCGGGCCTTGCGCGAGCTTGCCGGCGCCTCGCCACCCGCGGGCACAGGAGATTGCGCGGCGCCCAAATTGCTGATGCGCGCGCATGCGCTGGGGGCCACACCGCTGGCCCTCGCCGAATTTTTGTGGGGCGGCGAGCCCGCCGATAGCGGCAAGCTTGCGGGGATGTACTACGAGCCGTGCCGCGCGAAATGCGGGCTCATTTTGCCCTTTTTGCTGCGCGGCCTAAACGTGCTGCCAAGCGTCAATGCGACGACCGCGGCCACAACACCCGCGGCGGCGTTGCGCGTGCTGTTTGAGGACGAATGGCTGATTGCCGTCGAAAAGCCCGCCGGCATGCTTTCAGTGCCCGGTCGCGACGAAGCGTCGATGGCGCCAAGTGCCCAGGATTGGTTGCAGGCACAAGCGCACGCCAGGGTTGCTGCGACGTTTCCACGCGTCGTGCACCGCCTCGATATGGACACCTCGGGCATCTTGCTAGCCGCCAAGGATGCGCCGACGTTTGCCGCGATGCATCGCCTCTTCGCGGCGCGTGGCGTTGCCAAGAAATATATTGCCGTGCTCGACGGCGAGCTCGAAGCAGAGGACGGACGAATCGATTTCCCGCTAGGCCCCGACCTCGATGCGCGGCCGCGCCAGCAATGGGATCCCGCCCACGGCAAGCACGCGGTGACCACGTGGACGACGTTGAGTCGTGGCGACGGCCAAACACGCGTCGAATTTTCTCCTCATACCGGGCGCACCCACCAGCTGCGCGTTCACGCCGCGCACGCACGCGGCCTCGGCGCGCCCATCGTCGGCGATCGCCTGTATGGCCGTGCAGGAGGGCGTCTTTTGCTCCATGCCGTCGAGTTGCAATTTTCCCACCCGCACACCGGTGCGGCAATCTGCCTGCGTTCCGAACCGACGTTCTAA